In Methanofastidiosum sp., the following proteins share a genomic window:
- a CDS encoding FprA family A-type flavoprotein, translated as MKAFKLKEGVFWVGAIDHNPPNFGPSLPKGTTYNSYLISDEKTALIDTVKHGFTQENLLRINDVTNISNIDYVIIGNYCMDHSGSLPFLMKRAKNATIVTTDDSKKAIEKYHNGKWDFEIVRDGDSINLGKTNLLFREFKLNDNEILLTYLKEDNILFSGDLFSQHVASYNRMDTDIEKLEFDALSYFVNYLTPLTRLPDLNDIEVLAPNHGFIWFEGVEKIIEKYQSWIKGKSKNKFTLIYSSTWRGTEKMAYAIADGVGRTGTEVEVINYEKMDTGYILTKLFESKSIAVGCPSFKNSVPPEISKLFHYLKLLGLRNKSLTLFTCYSDRQSPIPQLLELTPNLNFELIDWPLEVQYAPSEEEINLCYELGIRIGERTKNNKEE; from the coding sequence ATGAAGGCGTTCAAGTTAAAAGAAGGAGTTTTTTGGGTAGGTGCAATTGACCACAATCCGCCTAATTTTGGGCCATCTCTTCCAAAAGGCACCACCTATAATTCTTACCTGATTTCTGATGAAAAAACAGCCTTGATTGATACCGTAAAACATGGGTTTACCCAAGAGAACCTCTTGAGGATAAATGATGTCACCAATATATCTAATATTGATTACGTTATAATCGGAAACTATTGCATGGACCATTCAGGGAGCCTCCCATTCCTTATGAAAAGGGCAAAGAACGCAACTATCGTTACAACTGACGATTCTAAAAAAGCAATTGAAAAGTATCATAACGGCAAATGGGATTTTGAGATTGTTCGCGATGGGGATTCAATTAATCTTGGAAAAACAAATCTTTTGTTTAGAGAGTTTAAATTAAATGATAATGAGATATTACTGACTTATTTGAAGGAGGACAACATACTCTTTTCCGGTGATTTATTCTCCCAACATGTCGCTTCTTATAATAGAATGGATACAGATATAGAAAAACTAGAATTCGATGCACTTTCCTATTTTGTCAATTATCTGACGCCCCTAACTAGACTGCCTGATTTAAATGATATAGAGGTCTTAGCGCCAAACCACGGCTTTATTTGGTTTGAAGGTGTAGAAAAGATAATTGAAAAATACCAAAGCTGGATTAAAGGGAAATCAAAAAATAAATTCACTTTGATATACAGCTCTACATGGAGGGGCACAGAAAAGATGGCATACGCAATAGCAGATGGTGTTGGGAGAACTGGAACTGAAGTTGAGGTAATAAACTATGAAAAAATGGATACAGGGTACATCCTAACGAAGCTCTTTGAATCCAAATCAATTGCTGTAGGATGCCCCTCTTTTAAAAATAGCGTGCCGCCTGAGATATCAAAGCTATTTCATTATCTTAAACTTTTAGGATTGAGAAATAAATCTCTTACGTTGTTTACCTGCTACTCTGATAGGCAAAGCCCTATCCCTCAACTTCTAGAATTGACTCCAAATCTAAATTTTGAATTGATTGATTGGCCTTTAGAAGTTCAGTATGCGCCAAGTGAAGAAGAAATTAATTTATGTTATGAGCTAGGGATTAGAATAGGCGAAAGGACTAAAAATAATAAAGAAGAATAG
- a CDS encoding ferritin family protein, whose amino-acid sequence MENNQKVKIIETAIEAEKETLRTYIKSAIKVSNAVGKDMFLKLALDEIKHREILEIALKAQMEGGKCIFPEVEKSEVIKIVPDVEKEIEKTSYLGQDDLAILMLAQKVEKNGIEYYKQCIKDSWDEESKKMFSYLVRMEEEHFALIQTQIDYIGGTGYWLGIREFTLDD is encoded by the coding sequence ATGGAAAACAATCAGAAAGTTAAGATCATTGAGACTGCAATTGAAGCTGAAAAGGAGACTTTGAGAACTTACATAAAATCTGCAATTAAAGTTTCAAATGCCGTTGGTAAGGACATGTTTTTGAAATTAGCGCTTGATGAGATCAAGCACAGGGAGATTCTAGAAATTGCACTAAAAGCCCAGATGGAAGGTGGAAAATGCATATTCCCTGAAGTTGAAAAAAGTGAAGTAATTAAAATTGTCCCTGATGTTGAAAAAGAGATTGAAAAAACAAGTTATCTCGGCCAGGACGATTTAGCTATTTTGATGCTGGCCCAAAAAGTTGAGAAAAACGGTATAGAGTACTACAAGCAGTGCATAAAGGATTCATGGGATGAAGAATCAAAGAAGATGTTTTCTTACCTTGTAAGGATGGAGGAAGAGCACTTCGCGCTGATCCAGACACAAATTGACTATATTGGGGGAACAGGGTACTGGCTTGGGATTAGAGAATTCACTCTCGACGACTAG
- a CDS encoding aconitase X catalytic domain-containing protein — translation MYLSKEEERILDGEEGYAAQKSMEILSSLGDIYGADKLIPISSCQIAGASYKTIGDAGLFFVSEFAKSSRVKVKSTLNPIGMDSTEWQRMGIKKEFAEKQLDILDAYLKMGIDCSCTCTPYLIGNRPNCGEHVAWSESSAVSFVNSVLGAKSNREGGPSSLASSIIGKTPNYGLHLEQNRKAGIIVDIKTKIKSFSDVGALGNYVGSIVGNKIPYFKNLELNSDKLKSLGASMAASGSVALYHVEDLTPEYGKAIGDELEKIEIGKEEIEESKCKLNSSDDMELICIGCPHCSVGEVKEALELFKKEGRQFKGDIWICTSRHVKNELERTGVAQEIEKYAKLLADTCMVVTPIEEMYEKTATNSGKAAVYLPSLCKQKVRFGDLDSLIRDFK, via the coding sequence ATGTATCTTTCTAAGGAAGAGGAGCGGATATTAGACGGAGAAGAAGGTTATGCCGCTCAAAAATCAATGGAAATTTTATCATCCCTTGGAGATATCTATGGTGCCGATAAACTTATCCCTATTTCGTCATGCCAGATAGCTGGGGCCTCTTACAAGACTATAGGCGATGCTGGGCTCTTCTTTGTATCTGAGTTTGCTAAAAGTTCTAGAGTTAAGGTAAAGTCCACATTGAATCCCATAGGAATGGATTCAACTGAATGGCAGCGGATGGGGATAAAAAAAGAATTTGCTGAAAAGCAGCTTGACATCCTTGATGCATATCTAAAGATGGGAATAGATTGTAGTTGCACATGCACCCCTTATCTAATTGGAAACAGACCAAATTGCGGAGAGCATGTTGCATGGAGTGAGTCTTCTGCAGTATCATTTGTAAATTCAGTACTTGGAGCAAAGAGCAATAGGGAAGGGGGACCATCCTCCCTTGCCTCAAGCATAATAGGGAAGACTCCAAACTATGGCTTGCATCTTGAACAAAATAGAAAAGCAGGGATAATCGTTGATATCAAGACAAAAATAAAATCTTTTTCTGATGTGGGTGCTTTAGGAAACTACGTTGGTTCAATAGTGGGAAATAAAATCCCTTACTTCAAAAATCTAGAACTCAACTCTGACAAACTAAAATCACTCGGCGCCTCAATGGCAGCTTCTGGGTCAGTTGCCCTCTACCATGTTGAAGATTTGACCCCCGAATATGGTAAGGCTATTGGTGATGAGCTAGAAAAAATAGAGATTGGAAAAGAGGAGATAGAAGAAAGTAAGTGCAAGCTAAACTCTTCTGACGATATGGAATTGATTTGCATAGGATGCCCACACTGCTCAGTTGGGGAAGTAAAAGAAGCATTGGAACTCTTCAAAAAGGAGGGCAGACAGTTCAAAGGGGACATATGGATATGCACCTCAAGGCATGTCAAAAATGAGCTTGAAAGAACAGGCGTTGCGCAAGAGATAGAGAAGTATGCAAAGCTTTTAGCTGACACTTGTATGGTGGTAACACCTATCGAGGAGATGTATGAAAAAACAGCTACAAACTCCGGCAAGGCAGCAGTGTATCTGCCATCACTTTGCAAGCAGAAGGTAAGGTTCGGTGATCTAGATTCTTTGATAAGGGATTTCAAGTGA
- a CDS encoding nucleotidyltransferase family protein — protein MNPSERNKTLVSFLTKHGAKKIGIFGSVARGEDMSDSDIDILVEFNEVKSLFEMVGIELDLADVLGKKIDLVTEGALSPYIKDKVLKDLVVIYDERKRGNILII, from the coding sequence ATGAATCCTTCAGAAAGAAACAAAACACTTGTTTCTTTTCTAACAAAGCACGGCGCTAAAAAAATCGGCATATTTGGATCAGTTGCAAGGGGAGAAGATATGTCGGATAGCGACATTGATATTCTCGTAGAATTTAACGAAGTAAAAAGTCTATTTGAAATGGTTGGAATAGAGCTTGATCTAGCCGATGTTTTGGGAAAAAAGATTGATCTCGTTACAGAAGGAGCTTTGAGTCCTTATATTAAAGATAAAGTCCTGAAAGATTTAGTTGTGATTTATGATGAAAGAAAGCGAGGAAATATACTTATTATTTAG